The Terriglobia bacterium region ATACGGCCGCGGCTTGCCGGGAATGCCGATCGCGATCGGATTGGTGCCGACCAGGGCTTCCGCGCCGCCGAACGGGTGGACCAGGACTTCCGTCGTGGTGAAAGCGACGCAAGCCAGACCTTCCTGCGCCCTGCGCTCCGCGTAGTATCCAACCATTCCAATATGCGCGGCATTGCGCACTGTCAAGGTGCCGATGCCGTATTTTCGCACGGCCGGTACAAGCGCTTTCAACGATGTTTCACACGTGGATGTGCCAAACCCGTCTTTGCCATCGACGTTCAAAACGGCAGGTGTGCTCCATGTCAACTCGGGCTTGATGTTCACTTTCATCAGACCCTTCTGGATGCGCGTGACCATGACAGGAAGTCGCTGGACGCCGTGGGAATGAATCCCTCTCAGGTCCGCTTCCGTCCAGACATCGGCCTGGATCGAGGCTTCTTCTTCGGTGGCGCCGAGTCCCGTAAGGACGGCGACGATGGTGTCCAATTGTTCTTTTCTGGAAACTGTAACCGGCATGGTGTTGCTCTTTCGTGAGGTGAAAAGGTGAGCCGCAGATGACGCGGATGACGCCGATGGATCTGCGTCATCCGCGTCATCCGCGGCTGAATTCTATCTAGAACAACGCGGTCGAGCGGCGAGTCCAACCCGCCTTGCTCTTCTCTTTTGCGATCTTCTCCATGTCCTGAACGTAAGCGCCGGACTGGGTCAGGATGTGATGGAGGTCATTTCCGATGCTGATGAAGGTGAAGCCCTTCTCGAGGAATTCGCCAACGCGGGAGGTCCCGAAGAGGAACAGGCCGAGGATGACGTTGTTCTTCTTTGCGGAAGCGATCAGGTCTGTAGTGGCCTGACCGAGTTCAGGCGACGTGTACATTTCGGGGAACTTGTACTTTTCGTAGAGACCCATCGACATGCAAAGGTCGTTCTGGCCGAGAAAAAGAATATCGACGCCGGGAACGGCTGCGATTTCCTGGATGTTCTTGATGCAATCGGCGGTTTCGACCTGCAGAGCGCAGATGGCGTTGTCGTTCCAGGCGCCGGCATAGCCGAGCAAACCTTTTGCATTCATGCTGCGCTGGGGGAAGTAGACGGAGCGCGTTCCCGCGGTGGGATAGCGAACGCAGCTGACAGCCTGGCGTGCTTCCGCGGCGTTGTTGATATAGGGGACCAGAACGCCGTCGGAGCCCATATCGAGGGCTTGTTGAATGCCCGGGCGATCGTCATAGCCGCCGACGCGAACCATCGACTTCGCGCCGCCGCTGGCGATTCCCGCAAGCATCCCCGACAGGGTTTCGTTGCCCATCGGACCGTGCTGGGTGTCGACCAACAGCCAGTCATAGCCGCTATGAGCCAACTGCTCGGCCACGGTCGGGCTGCTCGAATTCACGAACAACCCCATTTTGGGGCGTCCTTCGCGAAGTTGGCTCTTAAACTCTTTACCAGTCAAAGCGTCACTCATTAGTTCTTCTCCTGTCGTGTTTTGTTAATTGAAAAATTCCTAAAGATCGTTCGCGCTTCCGATGCGATTGGGCGCCCGATGCCGGGGACGATCAGTTCAATTGCGCACGTCACTCTATCCTATTCTGCGAGTGCCGTAAACAAGCAGCGAAGCGAAAATTACAGGAAGCCGATGCCGCGTCCGCCGAGACCGACTCCGAGCCACAGTAAAGCATTGATAACGCCGACCGCGGCGCCCCACACCAGCCGGGGCTCCCGTTCCGATCGCGAGACTTTGCGGTGGACTGTAAAGTGAAAAATAAGCGCGGCGGACAGAAACATCATTTTTACCTGGAAGGGCGTGCTCGCGTAGCACTTCATCGCTTCCGAAAGGAAGAGCATGATTCCCGACAAGAGAATCACAACCAGGCTCCAGCTTGCCCACGGCCCCAGATCCTTTGCGACCTGAAAGGTCGGCTGGCTCGTCATCATCAGGCGGCACATGCGGCCGGTGAGGACGAGAATGGCCCCGAAAAGAATCGTCAGCGCGAGCAGATGGCAGGTCTCGATGATCGGAAAATAGATCCGGGATCCACGAATCGTTTCGCCCACCCAGCTCGCGTCGCACCACTTAAAAAACGGTAATAAAAAATGCATCGTTGATACCCTGCTAGAACAGATTGTACGCGGTGGCGCGCCCGGCGATGATCACCGCTGCCCACGATATGATCGAAATCAGGCCGGCCATCCGGGCCCTGATCGGGGGAATCGGGTACTTGTCCCAGTCCTCGATGCTCTTTTTGGTTTTCAGTTCGAAAATGCCGGCATTGATCATCGCGAGAATCAGAAACAGCACCTTGACCCGGAAGAATCCGCTCAAGTAACACTTCTCGGGTTCGGACCAGAAAAGCAGAATCCCGCTGATGGTCATCACGACGAAGCCGAAGAACGCCAGCGGCATGACCTGCTTGTGCACTTCGGATACGGGTTGCTGCTTCATTCCCCAGCCCATCAGCCGCAAATCGAACCACAGCAGGACTCCCACCGAGAGCGCCAGCGCCAGCACATGGGTGGTTTCGACGATCGGAAACAGCCAAATCGATTCCCGGATCCCGGTGCCGATACCGCTGTTTTGCATCGTGTGGATGATGGCAGGAATTTCTGACATGTTAGAAAGACCTCTGATTTCCCTAAAATGGCGTGAACTCTAGGAGATGGGCAGACTTTTCACGCTTTGGCACGATATCACATTCGCGTGACGCCGTGTCAATGACCCGGAAGTGCCAAACGCCCTGAAGATTTCCTGAATTCTTCGTCAGTCGGCCATATGCTCTTGCTGCAGGCAATTACTGCCGAATAAACTGCCAAGCCATGGCTAAAAAACTCTGGCTTGCCGCTGTCCTTCTCCTGGTTTTCGTCGCCGTTTCCCGACCTGCGGCGCCGCTTCCTCCCGCCGCCGCCGATCTCAAATCACCAGCGGGTTCCGGCAGCGCTGAGCCCAACCTTGCCGCGGCTCCCGATGGCCGGGTTTTTATGACATGGATCGAG contains the following coding sequences:
- a CDS encoding Ldh family oxidoreductase; the encoded protein is MPVTVSRKEQLDTIVAVLTGLGATEEEASIQADVWTEADLRGIHSHGVQRLPVMVTRIQKGLMKVNIKPELTWSTPAVLNVDGKDGFGTSTCETSLKALVPAVRKYGIGTLTVRNAAHIGMVGYYAERRAQEGLACVAFTTTEVLVHPFGGAEALVGTNPIAIGIPGKPRPYLLDMATSVSAMGRIIALKHRGEKIPEGWAVDKDGVPTTDPDLALKGSLSPAGGPKGYGLGIAIAMLGGLLAGMPAGREVLGTLDTDFRCTVGDLFILIDPKAFPGGDTLADGVKKYLDELRASRPATGFKQVSVPGDPE
- a CDS encoding aldolase/citrate lyase family protein, which codes for MSDALTGKEFKSQLREGRPKMGLFVNSSSPTVAEQLAHSGYDWLLVDTQHGPMGNETLSGMLAGIASGGAKSMVRVGGYDDRPGIQQALDMGSDGVLVPYINNAAEARQAVSCVRYPTAGTRSVYFPQRSMNAKGLLGYAGAWNDNAICALQVETADCIKNIQEIAAVPGVDILFLGQNDLCMSMGLYEKYKFPEMYTSPELGQATTDLIASAKKNNVILGLFLFGTSRVGEFLEKGFTFISIGNDLHHILTQSGAYVQDMEKIAKEKSKAGWTRRSTALF
- a CDS encoding DUF6644 family protein, with protein sequence MHFLLPFFKWCDASWVGETIRGSRIYFPIIETCHLLALTILFGAILVLTGRMCRLMMTSQPTFQVAKDLGPWASWSLVVILLSGIMLFLSEAMKCYASTPFQVKMMFLSAALIFHFTVHRKVSRSEREPRLVWGAAVGVINALLWLGVGLGGRGIGFL
- a CDS encoding DUF6644 family protein, whose translation is MSEIPAIIHTMQNSGIGTGIRESIWLFPIVETTHVLALALSVGVLLWFDLRLMGWGMKQQPVSEVHKQVMPLAFFGFVVMTISGILLFWSEPEKCYLSGFFRVKVLFLILAMINAGIFELKTKKSIEDWDKYPIPPIRARMAGLISIISWAAVIIAGRATAYNLF